The Maniola hyperantus chromosome 9, iAphHyp1.2, whole genome shotgun sequence genome includes a region encoding these proteins:
- the LOC117985253 gene encoding E3 ubiquitin-protein ligase sina-like: protein MGAENSTPNKQNKRVDTTDRAIAEALERQKQMYDKKYEELQRAQNQSVKVLLSELKKSTNRNQSTNDNVCQQPVTNSTALLYPNLNNIANNNVQMSTAYASPIYNNAQTPTAYASPANKNAQMSTAYASPSTSHYQRQSNSMLSQVLPTAPSAPIDPEFEALSSTSQSKPQTQTRPGSSGSQTQPPIAPIIRAVPSPSSVTAQSKNKAQPPQPGSSGSQTQRSIAKTRAAPSTNSETVQSVNLSEPPKSKPKTRNVPRNKAIPNIVKCVTCNNELGLQIYQCMNGHSSCKECKLKGNTCGVCHIWITDMRNITLETTIADLKLKELDDGELMKCPNSTDGCFLFLKKNEVEDHLKECPYREMSCPLAAIFGNCTWKGKINQMGLHFKDVHPEHEADVDKEMYLLNINVNHRIVYLVNLNTFHFLVYIEIDKDEKTICMTVQTLGTKFSASKWTYELHVYNKRQPRRKYQYIDTCSSNSESVQEIFMQKKCAVLSSEYAKTFLDYNKQLSYKFYIKKNLHPKRNQPK from the exons ATGGGTGCTGAAAACTCAACACccaataaacaaaacaaaag ggtGGACACCACGGATAGAGCAATAGCAGAAGCCTTGGAAAGACAAAAGCAAATGTATGATAAAAAATATGAGGAACTACAGCGAGCTCAAAATCAATCTGTTAAGGTTTTACTAAGTGAGCTTAAGAAAAG CACTAACAGGAACCAATCCACTAATGATAATGTTTGCCAACAACCAGTAACCAATTCTACCGCACTGTTGTACCCAAATCTAAACAACATAGCTAACAACAATGTCCAAATGTCAACAGCTTATGCAAGTCCCATTTACAATAATGCCCAGACACCAACAGCATATGCGAGTCCCGCTAACAAAAATGCTCAGATGTCAACTGCATATGCAAGTCCTAGTACATCACACTACCAGAGGCAGTCCAATTCTAT gtTATCGCAAGTACTACCGACGGCACCTTCAGCTCCAATAGATCCAGAGTTCGAAGCCTTGTCTTCCACTTCTCAGTCCAAACCGCAAACACAAACACGTCCTGG ATCATCTGGGTCACAAACACAACCTCCAATAGCTCCGATCATTCGAGCTGTCCCTTCGCCTAGCTCTGTGACTGCTCAGTCTAAAAACAAAGCACAACCACCACAACCTGG ATCATCTGGGTCACAAACACAGCGTTCAATAGCTAAGACTCGAGCGGCTCCTTCGACCAACTCAGAGACTGTTCAATCTGTGAATTTATCAGAACCGCCAAAATCTAAACCAAAAACTAG gaatGTCCCTCGTAATAAAGCAATTCCAAACATTGTGAAATGTGTTACATGTAACAATGAACTGGGATTGCAAATCTATCAATGTATGAACGGGCATAGCTCGTGCAAGGAGTGCAAATTGAAGGGAAACACATGTGGGGTCTGCCACATCTGGATAACAGACATGAGAAATATAACGCTAGAAACAACTATCGCTGATTTAAAACTAAAGGAACTTGATGATGGG GAACTAATGAAGTGCCCCAATTCTACGGATGGATGTTTtctattcttgaaaaaaaatgaaGTTGAAGATCATTTGAAAGAATGCCCCTACAGAGAAATGTCATGCCCTCTGGCGGcaatttttggaaattgtaCTTGGAAAG gAAAAATAAACCAAATGGGATTGCATTTCAAAGACGTACATCCAGAACACGAGGCTGACGTTGACAAAGAAATGTATCTGCTTAACATTAACGTTAACCATAGAATTGTATATTTGGTGAACCTCAATACATTTCACTTTCTGGTATACATTGAAATCGATAAGGACGAAAAAACAATTTGTATGACTGTTCAAACTTTGGGTACGAAGTTTAGTGCTTCGAAATGGACGTACGAGCTGCACGTTTATAATAAAAGGCAGCCCCGTAGAAAATACCAATACATTGATACGTGCAGCTCCAATAGTGAGTCTGTCCAAGAAATTTTCATGCAAAAGAAGTGCGCCGTTCTTAGTTCGGAGTATGCCAAAACGTTTCTTGATTATAATAAGCAGCTGTCGTACAAATTTTATATAAAGAAGAATTTGCATCCTAAAAGGAACCAACCGAAATGA
- the LOC117984892 gene encoding macrophage migration inhibitory factor-like, with translation MPHFRIETNVPKAKIPHDFVTKAVPVLAKALGKPEQYCVVSVIPDIPMSFSGTTDPCAIANLMSIGALGVEQNKKHAKVLFELVEKELGVAQDRMYITFQDEPTGNVGFKGTTFHAIFG, from the exons ATGCCTCATTTTAGAATTGAAACTAATGTGCCCAAAGCCAAGATTCCTCATGATTTTGTAACTAAAGCTGTACCAGTTTTGGCCAAAGCACTAGGGAAACCAGAGCAG TACTGTGTGGTATCTGTTATCCCAGATATACCCATGAGTTTCAGTGGAACCACTGATCCTTGTGCTATTGCCAATCTCATGTCAATTGGAGCACTTGGAGTGGAGCAGAACAAAAAGCATGCAAAAGTACTTTTTGAACTTGTGGAGAAAGAATTGGGTGTTGCACAAGATAG GATGTATATAACATTTCAAGATGAACCTACAGGCAATGTTGGCTTCAAGGGAACTACCTTCCATGCTATCTTTGGTTAA
- the unc-119 gene encoding protein unc-119 homolog yields MSLVGKKCESISLLEPNRDEILRSEVTPDDVLRLNKITDTYLCSPEANVYDIDFTRFKIRDLETGTVLFEIAKPPTDFGVDNEGAEDVPEEPLDPNAGRFVRYQFTPQFLKLKTVGATVEFTVGARPVNHFRMIEKHFFRDTLLKTFDFEFGFCIPFSRNTCEHIYEFPSLPPDLVEEMIAAPFETCSDSFYFVDNSLVMHNKADYAYNGGINN; encoded by the exons ATGAGTTTGGTTGGAAAAAAGTGTGAATCAATATCTCTTCTGGAACCGAATAGAGATGAAATTCTACGCAGCGAGGTTACACCAGATGATGTGCTCAGGTTGAACAAGATCACAGATACTTATTTGTGCAGTCCTGAAGCGAATGTATACGACATAGACTTTACAAGATTTAAAATAAGAGATCTCGAAACTGGCACTGTTCTGTTTGAGATCGCGAAACCTCCTACAGATTTTGGAGTTGATAATGAGGGCGCTGAGGatgtaccagaggaaccactgGACCCAAACGCTGGCAGATTTGTCCGTTATCAGTTTACGCCACAATTTCTCAAATTAAAAACAGTAGGCGCTAC AGTTGAATTCACAGTGGGTGCTCGTCCTGTGAACCATTTCAGAATGATAGAGAAACATTTCTTCAGAGACACATTACTCAAAACTTTTGATTTTGAGTTTGGCTTCTGCATTCCATTTTCGAGGAACACATGTGAACATATTTATGAGTTTCCATCTCTGCCGCCAGATTTAG TTGAAGAAATGATAGCTGCACCATTCGAGACCTGTTCTGATAGCTTCTACTTTGTAGACAATAGTCTGGTCATGCACAACAAAGCAGACTATGCATATAATGGAGGCATAAACAACTAA